Below is a genomic region from Capsicum annuum cultivar UCD-10X-F1 unplaced genomic scaffold, UCD10Xv1.1 ctg78262, whole genome shotgun sequence.
ACATCTGTAATAGGATTTTGAGAGGGACTAGATAcacttaataccttaagctgGAATACACAACTCCATCAGGATCAATatttacatcagaatcaacacaTATTGATGCACTAACAGACTCCTATCGAGTctttgcacaatttttaaaatcttataggactcaatcggaaaggactatatcatgtagattctaaattttttgcacttgaatcagcccaataatgggacatgtctgagaacatcagagtaaggaaagaatttgggatgactttactttcatatgagtgacaccatagcacaaattagagtatgaaagggaacattctgactctattgcatggactagaacatgaagaaagagaaatattcctaaatgcctagtagccttctacttataagtgtggcgcgctacacacccataaacaagactctatccAACACaatttcgtagacaccctgggaccataaaccgtgctttgataccaagtttgtcacgatccgaaccggggccctggccgtgacgagtatcccgaaccataaaggcccgaaatACCTcatatctgtctggtaatcatgcacataattcatatgataaagaaATGTGGAAGATAAATAATATTATGGAAATGTAGTCAAGAATCATACGAaagcaataatggggaataaggtcccacaatctcaacacaaaatctctataacgtctgcgaaatctctgaaaactgggacaagtccCCCACCAGACCCAaaaccaagtgactctgcaaatctgtttgaggaatctactgattttctagacccctagactgtgccttcgAACCTGgaagggaagggggtcaatacaaaagtactagtatgtagagatatcaaaacaaaacataatatttttacaaaatatagttgagagacgttttaaagcaatttcatatcaaatcatttgaaaacacatgggcgtaatgtaattgttttcaacaacaatgtaatgcagctgagctaggtggaataccctacatatcacatttatgccaactttcaaaactcggttgccaccaagattagagtataagtgaggagaagacacacaagatcacacagcagggtgtctcgacccaatggtagtgcacaagattaCAAAGcaaggctcctaaccatagtcccaacttgggaatgacataaagtcaggtacgcaagatcacaaagcagggtaccaaattcccacgtcggcaaacacggtttccagcgatgagcccttacactcaaacatcTTCTTTGGGCActcacctatctcatgtaaaatcaatgcattcaaacttcatccgattcaatcacatatcatattctatagggtatcatcatacccgacttgcaagccatcaatatcacatcattcttttcattcaaccattgtattcaacatgtttcaacacaaatagccctctcgttttcaagtcaaaatcatatcaattctcaaatcatttcatgtcatgcttttcaagatgttttcaaacaatttacatcatatgaacattttaaacaaattcacatcaagagagggatttcatataattcattctctcaaattaacaccttttcgaaacacatgcatatacatatataatatatcaaatcacttcaaaaataagcctaaagaccaaatcaatattatagaaacgttcaaaacatgattatattcgtagtttcaaaacccccattgtaaaacatgaatttaaaggcccatgagatttttagataaccccacgtacctctatatgcgaagatgataggtgtttcttgaagcctacgttctggggattccaactatgcaattagtttcaaaaacccacggttgaatcttgagttgcttggatttttattttgaaaccctaaggagagttcttgagcaattttgatgaatgaaggtgtattttggggtatttggagACTGAATTTCgagtttatggctaaataaaGATGGGAagaggaccattttgccccaaaaatagagtgtttaagtcacttgagtaataatgtatgcggcgcacaccttatcgcataatataggttgtgcggcgcactctttatcgtacacattaggttgtgcgtcacacaccttatggcataagttagggtgtgcgtcgcacaccttatgctgcacgacacactccactttgcaaagccataacttcttccacgggtgtcagatttttgcgaaattagtatcgatggaaagctaattcaaagatatttcatttgatatatataggcTCTCTCATTAGTTAGATACAAAGAGTTATGactgattgaagttgacctaaattttgacgcttactaaaactcaatcgatggaaaagctttcaactcgtccttgagttaggggacctctatgatctcaattcatgctcaactagatttaCACACCACATAGTTGATTAAGACAATATATTCACAatagatttatggtttttggaatgtttacAAGTAGAAATGATAATTTATGTTCAAGTctaaaagtatggggtgttacataacatggtagtgtcaactcttgcccatggggcataatttattattttaaagtcctagagctaagtctttcctctaaggcaatagttgtagaacatcccataaatgaagacatatcGTGGTAgggtcaactcttgcccgtggggcataatttgtagtttgaaaatctttgagctaagtcttgcctctaaggcaagagttgtagaacatctcataaatgaagacataacgtggtagtgacaattcttgcctgtggggcataatttgtagtttgaaagtccttcagctaactcttgcctctaaggcaatagttgtagaacatctcataaatgaaaacataacgtggtagagtcaacttttgcccgtggggtataatttttgtttgaaagtccatgagctaagtcttgcctctaaggtaagagttataaaatatctcataaatcaaaatataatgtggtagtgtcaactcttgcccatgaaacataacttattgtttgaaagtcgtaagtcttgcctctacaatgtagtagtgtcaactcttgcccatgaaacgtagcttattgttcgaaagtcgtaaaTCTTGTCTCTATaatgtgatagtatcaactcttgctcattatatgtaacttgaatggaagaaatagaagaaaagaacaaaaataataaaagttgtgGAAAAATTTATTTACCGTAtacattttattttgaatttcagaaATATAGAACTGCCAGATATAAACCAGAACCCTCAGAAGGTAGAAATTTCCTCTCTGATTTGTCGATAAACTTTTGCATCCATCAAGGAACTCCGCGTAAATCTTGCTAATTATATGACGAAACATACATACATGTATCTTTCTGTAAGATGCATCTCTTTAATTATATCTCATGCTTGCGTTTCCTGCCTCTCTAGTTTCTTCTGCATTTGAAATTCATGGAGATTGTAATCTGCACATTGCAGGAACATCGGAAAAGAAGTCTACCAGTGTGATAGAGATGCCATCGTTGGACCTGAAAACGTAAGTCTTTGCTGccatactttgcatatttattGATTATGCAGCGATCGCATATCTTGTATGTCTGTTCATTACGGGGCATAACGTTTAACATGATGCCATATGAGCAAAAGTTCATTCGATTATCAATGTTTACTTCAAATCCAGTGTTCTATTTTACAACCGCAGATATCTCACCCCACCCCCATCCCCATCCCGACCCAACGTTCAATCCACAAGTACAAATGAGGGATCATCTTTTACAAACTTGACATTTTTAGTAATAGGACTATGGGAATAACAGAAGCGCTAAGATTGCAGATGGAAGTCCAAAAGCAGCTTCATGAACAACTTGAGGTGCGTAGACGATCAAAGTCTCAAACATTACTCATGTatctattctttcttttcttgtacCTGTTTTCATCGTCAAATCAGATGTCGAAAGTCTCTGGATAATTGAGAATGTTATCTTAAAAATCTTGTACATTGTGTGTCTGTGTAGACACACATCCAAGTTTATCATTTTAGCAACAGCTCGATGTATTCGAATGTAACATGATGATATTGTTCTGTTTTGAAACCATGCGACTCCCTCAAATTGCCGATGACATGGTCACTAACTCCACTCCGTACCTTTTTTCATTTTAGCTGATCATCATCCGTGGCATAAGTAGCTGATGAAATATCCGTATTCTTGTGTGGCGGGACCATAGAACCTTGTGGTCCGGTCCCCAGACCCTGTGCATAGCGAGagcttagtgcaccggactgccatTTTACGgttattacaaaaaataaattctatcaAGCACATTCATAATTTTAACGTATCCCTTTCTGCAGATCCAAAGAAAGTTGCAGTTGCGGATTGAAGAACAAGGTAAATACCTCGAAATGATGTTTGAGAGGATGAAGGACATTGGGAAAGATTTAAAggtatcatcatcaataacagATGAACATCCTTCACTATCAACCGAGACAAAGCATTCGCCTCCAAACGACAAATCAGAAGCACTCGAGAAAGATCCTGTTAGTTCGACAAttgttcaagttcaagttcaGGAGGGAAATCACCGGACAAGAAAGTTCGTGAAGATCACGACTCAGATGGTGGAGACTCGTGTTGTTCACCTCCGTCAAAACAAGCAAGAACTGAAGAAAGGTCAGCTCTTCATGAATCTTGATAGACTCAT
It encodes:
- the LOC107871457 gene encoding protein PHOSPHATE STARVATION RESPONSE 1-like codes for the protein MLAFPASLVSSAFEIHGDCNLHIAGTSEKKSTSVIEMPSLDLKTTMGITEALRLQMEVQKQLHEQLEIQRKLQLRIEEQGKYLEMMFERMKDIGKDLKVSSSITDEHPSLSTETKHSPPNDKSEALEKDPVSSTIVQVQVQEGNHRTRKFVKITTQMVETRVVHLRQNKQELKKGQLFMNLDRLICNM